From a region of the Calonectris borealis chromosome 2, bCalBor7.hap1.2, whole genome shotgun sequence genome:
- the LOC142079796 gene encoding feather beta keratin-like, with amino-acid sequence MACYDLCRPCGPTPLANSCNEPCVRQCEDSRVIIQPPPVLVTLPGPILSSFPQNTAVGSTTSAAVGSALSSQGVPVSSGGFGYGYGLGGLGCFGGARGCYPC; translated from the coding sequence atggcctgctacgacctctgccgcccctgcggacccaccccgctggctaacagctgcaacgagccctgtgtcaggcagtgcgaggactCCCGCGTCATCATCCAGCCTCCTCCCGTGctggtcaccctgccaggacccatcctcagctccttcccccagaacaccgccgtcggatccaccacatcggctgccgtgggcagcgccctcagctcccagggagtgcccgtctcctctggtggcttcggctacggctacggcctcggaggcctgggctgcttcgggggcgcaagaggctgctacccctgctaa
- the LOC142079798 gene encoding feather beta keratin-like codes for MACYDLCRPCGPTPLANSCNEPCVRQCEASHVIIQPSTVQVTLPGPILSSFPQNTTVGSTTSAAVGSALSSQGVPVSSGGYGYGFGGLGCFGARGCYPC; via the coding sequence atggcctgctacgacctctgccgcccctgcggacccaccccgctggctaacagctgcaacgagccctgtgtcaggcagtgcgaggcctcccacgtcatcatccagccttccaccgtgcaggtcaccctgccaggacccatcctcagctccttcccccagaacaccaccgtcggatcaaccacatcggctgccgtgggcagtgccctcagctcccagggagtgcccgtctcctctggtggctacggctacggcttcggaggcctgggctgcttcggcgcAAGAGGttgctacccctgctaa